One Oncorhynchus masou masou isolate Uvic2021 chromosome 2, UVic_Omas_1.1, whole genome shotgun sequence genomic region harbors:
- the LOC135551997 gene encoding RNA-binding protein 25-like, producing RDRETERERERETERQRQRDRERERQRERERETERDRERERERQRERERDRERERERETERERERERDRERERERYIETERTERERERERDRERQRETGDRERQRDRERQRDRERQRERERERDRERERERERETERQRDRERQRDRETERDRETERDRERGDRERQRERERERERERERDRERERERERERERQRERERERERERGDHLAGV from the exons agagaccgagagacagagagagagagagagagagagacagagagacagagacagagagacagagagagagagagacagagagagagagagagagagacagagagagacagagagagagagagagaaagacagagagagagagagagagacagagagagagagagagagagagagacagagagagagagagagagagagagagacagagagagagagagagagagatacatagagacagagaga acagagagagagagagagagagagagagacagagagagacagagagagacaggagacagagagagacagagagacagagagagacagagagacagagagagacagagagagagagagagagagagagacagagagagagagagagagagagagagagagacagagagacagagagacagagagagacagagagacagagagacagagagagacagagagacagagagagacagagagagaggagacagagagagacagagagagagagagagagagagagagagagagagagagagagacagagagagagagagagagagagagagagagagagagagacagagagagagagagagagagagagagagagagagaggagaccacttaGCAGGAGTCTGA